The Paenibacillus sp. RC334 nucleotide sequence GGGAACCTGTATAACACCGCCGATCGCAAGGTTAAGGTCAAGGTTAACGGACCAGGCTTGCTTCAGGGATTGGGCAGCGCAAACCCAGCTTCTGAGGAAGATTTTTTCGATGATGAGCATACAACTTTTGACGGCAAGGTATTAGCAGTTGTGCGTCCGACCGCAAAAGGTACAATCACCGTAACGATCACTGCTGAAGGCTGTACTCCGCATACTGTTCGCATCAACAGCGGAGCTGATGGATGTGAATAAGGGAGATAGGCTCGCAACGTATGATTTGTAAGAGGAGGATTTATCTTGGAAAAGAAAAAAATAAAAGAGATCGTATCCCGAATGACGCTTGAGGAAAAAGCGGCACTTACTTCGGGCTTGGACAATTGGTTCACGAAAGGAGTTGACCGTCTCGGCGTACCGAAACTTCAATTAGCCGACGGTCCTCATGGTTTAAGGATCGAGCCTATAAAGAGTGAGGATACGAATCTATTTAACTCTAAACCCGCAATTTGCTTTCCAACAGGTTCCCTTCTCGCTTCAAGTTTTGACACTACATTAGCTGAAGAGGTAGGGGAAGGACTTGCAGATGAGTGTCTGGCAGAAGACGTTGACATTATTCTCGGTCCTTCGCTTAATACCAAAAGGTCTCCGCTTTGCGGTAGGAATTTTGAATACATGTCAGAGGACCCGCTACTGGCCGGAGAGATGGGAGCAGCTTATATAAACGGCGTTCAAAGTAAGGGAGTAGGAACGAGCGTAAAACACTTTTTCGCTAATTCACAGGAACACAGACGTGTGACCTCGTCCTCGAACGTTGATGAACGCACTCTACGAGAGTTATACCTAACTAATTTTGAAATCGCCATTAAAAAGTCTCAGCCTTGGACCGTCATGACTTCATTCAACAAAATTAACGGTACTTTTGCTGCAGAGCATACCAAGTATATTGAGGATATGCTATATAAGGAATGGGAATTTAATGGTTTTGTTGTTTCGGATTGGGGGGCTGTTCACAACCGGATTGAAGCAGCCAAGGGAGGAACTGCACTTACGATGCCCGCAGACTCCAAAAATGATTATAAGCTAGTAGAAGCAGTCAAGTCTGGCGATCTCGATGAAAAGCAGCTTGATAATCTCTGTGAGCGTATTATTGAGGTCACGTACCGTGCTAAAGAGGGGAAAGTGAAGCAAGAACGCGACTTGGAAACAAGTCTTGCCCGAGCTCAAAAAGCAGCGGAGCAGTCTATTGTACTGTTGAAAAATGAAGGTGTACTACCTATTTCCAAAGAAAGCAAGGTTGCATTTATTGGGAAATTTTCTAAATTCCCTCGCTATCAAGGGGGAGGTTCTTCACATATCAATTCATACAAAATCATATCGGCACTTGATGCTGTTACAGAAATAACAGAGGTCACCTATGCCCAAGGTTATGAAGATAATCAGGAACGGACAAACGAAGTCCTTCAAGCGGAAGCTGTTGAAGCGGCGAAAAGTGCTGACATAGCAGTTGTGTTTGCAGGCCTCCCAGAATCCTTTGAATCAGAAGGCTATGATCGTAATCATATGAGAATGCCGACTTGTCAAAATGAGCTCATCGAAGCGGTTGCGGCGGTTAATCCCAATACCATTGTAGTTCTTCAAAACGGATCACCTGTAGAAATGCCATGGGCAGATCAAGTGAAGGGAATCGTGGAAACCTATCTTGGCGGCGATGCTGTAGGTGCCGCTACAGTTAATATCTTATATGGTAAAGTCAATCCTTCAGGTAGATTAGCAGAGACGTTTCCTAAGAAGCTGGAAGATAATCCGTCCTTTCTGTTCTATTTCGGTGAAAATGATAATGTAGAATATCGTGAAGGTGTGTTTGTTGGATACCGTTATTATGAGACCAAAAAGTGCGATGTGCTGTTCCCGTTCGGTTACGGATTGTCCTATACCACATTTGAGTACTCCAATCTTAAGCTGAGTCATACTACACTGGATTCCGAAACGGAGACACTTACTGTTAGTGTGGACGTGACCAACACAGGTAAAGTTGAAGGCAAGGAAGTTGTACAGCTATATGTTGCGCCTCACAAGGGGGTCATCATCCGCCCGGTGAAAGAGCTTAAGGGGTTTGCCAAAATAAGCTTAAACCCAGGGGAGACTAAAACCACTACCTTTGTTCTGGATAAACGTTCTTTTGCATATTGGAATATCCAATTAAACGGATGGCATGTCGAAAGTGGAAAGTATGATATCGTAATAGGCAAAAATGCGCGTGACGAAGTACTCAAACAAACTACAGTCGTAAATGGCGTGAAATTATTTTCTGGAAAGCTGACCGAACTATCTACGATTGGAGAATTAATAGCGACACCAAAGGGTGCTGCATACTGGGAGGAAATTCAACCACGTTTTATTGAGGGCGCGATTAAGTCAGGTTTTGCCAAAGATTCGGATGTGGAACAAGCAGACTCTAGTTTGTCAGGAGAAGAACCAGACAGCAATATTCAAGTACTGTTATCGCTGGCTCTAAACACTCTATGTCTCGTTATATCTGATTACACCGATGAAGATCTTCTTGCTGTATTAGAAGAAATAAATAAGGAGGATTGGAGGACCTACTAGGGGACATTTTCAACTTTGCGGACTGTCGGTAGCAGCAGGGCGATCACACGATTTAATAGGCTTTTGGAGTTGGGATGCTTGATGGAAAGTTTTAGAGACATTAGGAAATAATCTTCTAATATATCTAAAATAAGTGAATGAATAAAAGTATGTATCGAGGCTTGGAAGATCACGACGGCCAAGATGATATTTGTAAATACTGCTTAAAGGAAGGGTAGCACGGGAATAGTAGATAAAGTTGAAAAGGCGTGAAAGAACAAGACCAAAATCGTTTATGGGCAGAAAGAAGTAGTACAGGCCATAGTGCTTATAAACATAAAACTGTGGGAATAAAAACATACTATTTTTTTGATTCAGCCATAATATGATCAACTGAACTAAACGAAAATGAAATTTTCAGAGAAGCACACGGATGTAGGTATAGCATCCGTGTGCTTTTTTTATTTAAAAGTGTAGTCATGCAAGTCGTTATTGCCGAAAGAGTGGATTGTCAACACTAAACTAGAACTGGGTGATAAATCGATTGACATCAGAGTTATGTCTTAATTACTTTTACGAAATGTCTTAAAATAGCAGCATTAAGGACTACTCCAACTCAACTGAAAATTGATACAACCATTCATCAATGCTGTTGTCAGGTACATTTAAAGCACGGTAGGTAGCTGGAACATCCGGGTATCCCCCTACGTCTTCCTGACTATCAATTATCTTTCCTCGACCAGTCAGAAAATCGGAGATAATTCGTTGATCTGTAGCATCCCGGTCCTCCGGTCTTGCTCCTGCATGCTCAGTGACCTCCTTTACTACTGCCGAGGCTGCTAGTGCTTCAAGTCCTTCAACCCAAACAGGTGGATTGTCAAGTTCCTTAATTCCGCCAAAAGTCAGTGGGACTGACTTGCCATTACGGTCATAAGCAAGATTATCTTTGAGATAAGCCCAGCCGCTTTTACTGTTCGTTCCGACAATTCCTAGCCCTTTAATCGTATCTACTCCATGCCGCATGTAATTACCGACGATACTGACTCTAGGGCCTTCCGGTTTGATCCCCGTATCCGCCCATTCATTCTCCACAAATCCGAGCCGAATAGCCCATTTTCCCGGATTATAAATGGCATTGTTAACAATTACGCCCGTCGAGAATGCTTTGAACCACGGATTACGTTCCATGTTATGGGCATAAAGGTTTCCGATGACTGCCACGTCCTGCACGTAATCATGAACGAGCGTACCCATGGAATGAGGACCCTTCTCATGAACGGAATTATACAGGCCCTCGGCGATAATACTATTGCTGAGTGTTACACGGTGAGTAGTCGCCTTGGTTCCACTGGTACGAGGGCCTGAGAAGGACATGTTCTCATCCACTCCCCAAGAAAAGGAGCAATGGTCAATGACAATGTTATAAGCGGAGGCTCCGTAAGTGGATACATCTGGTTCAAATCCTGCACCTTTAGTGCTGTCACCGTTGCCCATCCGAAACCGGACATGCTGCATTAACACATCATGCGTTCTGATCTGCAAACCTCCCCGGATGAATGTAATGCCAGGGGAGGGGGCTGTCTGACCTGCGATGGTCACGTAGGGCTCTCTCAGCTCAAGACGCTCCTTTTCTAGATTTATGACACCACCGACTTCAAATACAATAATCCGCGGTCCCTTGGTTTCTAATGCCGCACGAAATGAGCCTGGGCCGTCATTGTTCAGATTGGTCACCTTGATTACCTTTCCGCCCCGGCCTGCTGGAGTGTCAGTCCCGTATCCCACGGCTCCCGGGAACACCGCTTGGGCTTCGGCTTGACCAACTGTTACAGCACCCATCATCCATACCCACAACAACAACATACATAAGCCCGCCTTCCATCCTTGTTGCAAACAGCTTCGTACATCCATCTAGGATATTCCTCCTTTTTTTCTCATACTAAAGATAATATATATATCCTAATATAACTTTTTTTGAGAGTAGTTCCAACTATTTTAGAGCAAAAAGATTGTGAATCAGCAACTATTGTCGATTTTGAGTTTTCTATAAAACAAAAAATACCCTATCAACTAAAAGTGGAAACAGCCGCCTTTGCTACATCTTCTGGGGATAGCGATTCCGTATCTGTTCGTTTGGTTTTACCTGGGTTAAATTTCTCACAGGTTAATTGTACTGCCGATTTAATTTCATCCGAGCTCACCTGTATTCCAGACGTTCCCGATGAAGTGATAATATCACAATTAAAATTATTTTAACTATATAGAAGGGGAGATCATCAGTGGGCACCTGTTTCTTTTTGCCGTTTCAAATAGCAAAATATAACCTGTTCTTTAGATAGCGCTTCCAAGTATCATGTATTCATAACCAGCTGAGTTGCTTGACCGATACTAGTATCAAAAATGAGGGATCGCATGCGAGAATACACAATTCTAAATATTTTATTCACCAAGAAGCTTCCTGTAAAAATGAGTGAATTAGTTGCTGAAGTTGAGTTGTCCGAAAGAACCGTAAGGGGAGTTGTTCGCTCTTTGGAGAAAGCGGGGGAGAAGCAAGGCTTCTGTATCCGGATGATCCGTAATCAAGGATATCTGCTTGAAACCGAAGATGAATCACGATTTTTGGCCTATATGGAACATTTATCTTTGAAACGGGATATTGTAGGTTCGGATAATATAGCTGCCAGACAGCAACATCTCATTTACTATTTGCTGCAAAGCGATACGTTCCGGCCTATAGATGAGCTAGCGGATGAACTAGGGATCAGCCGCTCGACTCTGATTTCTGATATGAAGGAAGTGGAGTTGCAATTTAAAGCGTTCCAGCTCAAATTACAGCGCCGCTCCCACTATGGGGTGAAGATTGAAGGTGACGAGAAAAATATCCGCCAGGCCTTCTCCCACTACATTTTACAGAACAGTCAGGTTGTTGAGCATAGCAAGGATTTCAATACCTTCCGGCGCGAGCTGGATGCCGGGAAGCTGAAGGCTTATCTGCTGCAGGTGCTCAAAGAGAAGGAGCTCAAGATCTCGGATGTCTTTTTAGACAACATTGTCACGCATTTATTCATCCTTCTGTACCGGATATCCAAAAGCAATTTCATTGTAAGTGGCCAAGCGATGTTAAAGACACCGGAGCCATTATACTATGACATTGCATGGAGGATTGCTGAATGGGTCGAAGAGCATTACCAAATCTCGCTGCCTCCCGATGAGGTTGATTACCTGGCGCTTCATATTTCAGGGAAAACAATTGTCGAGAATATCACTACAGAAATGAAATCACAATTGCGTGAAGGAATAAGCGCGATATTGCAGCGTCTGGATAAGGAATTCCTAACCAGCTTTAATCAGGATGAGGAATTGCGGGAATCGCTCCTGCTGCATATGTTTCCTCTGCTCAATCGTCTCTATTACAATCTTCAGCTCGATAATCCGTTAGTGGAGGATGTCTACAGCGAGTATGCCAACGTGTTCGTGATTTCTTTCCGCTTTGCCGAGATTATAGAAGAGCAGTATGGGTTTAAAATGTCCCGGGATGAAGCCGGTTATGTAGCGCTCCATTTTGCGACACATCTGGAACGGAAGAGGCAGCATAATCTGGAGCAATTCAAGCGGATTGCCGTCATTTGTTCCACCGGAGCGGGAAGCGCCCATCTGATTCGACTTAAATTGGAAGCCGTATTTCCTAAAGCCTCGGTTATTACCGCCTCCATCTCCGAGCTTGAAGAGATCAGCACAAGGCCGGTAGATTTAATCCTAACTACCGTACCGCTCGGGATCGAAATACAGGATAAGCCGGTTATACACATCAAGAAGCTGCTGGATGACCAGGAAGTGCAGCGGATCAGGGAGTCGATCTCCTTGCAAATGGATCACTTCCGGCCCTCTTATAAGCTTATGGATTTCAAGGAATTATTTCATGAGGAGCTCTTTCACCTGAGCGGACCTGAGGATTACACCGAACTGCTGAAAGAGCGCTGCCGCGAAGTTGTGCGCAAAGGGTATGCGCTGGAGGATTTTCCGGAACAGGTCCTGCTACGAGAAGCTAAATTTACGACCATCTATAAAAATGGCGTTGCCGGTCCGCATCCCATGAGAATGAGTGCTCTGAAAGACTGCATCAGCATTACATTATTAAAGAAACCAACTGTGTATACAGGAAAACCGGTGCAGCTCATTTTTATTATCAACTTGCGTGCAGGCCAGTTATTTCTTCATAAAGAAATAAGCAAGCTTCTGCTGACCCTGATGGAGAGAGACGACAGCCGCAGCAGACTGCTCGCGGTCAACAGCTACAACCAATTTATAAAAGAAATAGAGAATCTATTATAGGAGCGGAGAATCAATATGGATTACGAACAAACCATTATGCAAATTATTGCCAGCAGTGGAGAGGCGAGAAGCCTTAGCTTAAAAGCAGTGAGAACCGCCAGACAAGGAAAGCTGGACGAAGCAAGTGATCTGATCAAGCAAGCGAAGGAAAGTCTGACCAAGGCGCATAAGGTCCAAACTCAGTTGATTCAGGCGGAGGGCCGGGGAGAGAAAACGGAAATTACGATTCTTTTGATTCACGCTCAGGATCATTTGATGAATGCTCTGACAGTCAGAGAATTAATTGTCGAACTGATTGAAGAGATTAAGGAGCGTAAAGCATTGGAACAACAATTGAAAGGATCGGTGAGCTAATGTTGAAAAAAATATTGCTGGTATGTTCGTCGGGTATGTCTACAAGTATGCTGGTTGAAAAGATGAAGGAGTCAGCGATCTCCCAAGGCATAGAGGTTCTCATTGATGCAACGGCTGAAAGTGAGGTAGAGAAATTTGGTGATGTGGATATCGTCCTATTAGGACCACAAATCGGGCATATGGAGGATGAGTTAAGAGCAATTCTTCCGATGCCGGTACTGACCATTAATATGATGGATTACGGCATGATGGATGGAGAAAAAGTGTTAAATACGGCCTTGAGTAATATTTAAATAAGGAGGCTTACTCTGTGGGCTTAAACGTAGAAGTGATAAAAAAGAAGGTCATTTCAACAGCAAGTAAAATAAGTAAAAATAAATATCTTTCTTCAATATCCGAAGCATTAACCTCTGTCATGCCCGTTTTGATGCTGGGCTCGTTTGCTACGTTATTTGCTAATCTTAATATTGATAGTTACCAAAACTTTATTCAACGTACAGGTCTGAAACAGGTTTTTCAAATCCCTGGCAGTGTATTAATCACGCTTTTGTCCATTTATGCAGTGTTTTTTATCGCTTATCGGTTGGTCAGTAATTTGAATCCCAAGGCGGATAATGCAGGTGCAGGTCTCATCGGGTTGATGTCCTTTTTCATTTTGACACCGATTACTAAAGTAGATGAGGTCAATGCGTTCACCTTCAATTATTTGGGAGCACAAGGCTTATTTGTAGCAATTATAGTAGGACTTGTTGTAGGTAAATTATATGTCATGATTATCAATAGAAACTTGATTATTAAAATGCCTAAAGGGGTACCACCGACTGTAGCCAAAACGTTCGCCAACCTCATTCCAGGTACGATAATAGTTATTGTTTTTACAATGATCAGCTATCTGTCTTCCTTAACGGATTTTGGGAGTTTACATCAGATGATTTACACTTCCATACAGGCACCACTGCAGAATATTGGCGGAGGTTACTGGTCGCTTGTGATCTTTGTATTTGTTGTTCAGCTATTGTGGTTTTTCGGGATTCATGGATTTATGGTTGTCAGCCCGATATTTTACAGTGTATGGTTGCCGTTGGGATTGGCCAACCTTGATGCGATCAGTAGAGGAGAAGCACATACCAATATTCTTAGCGGAGGTTTTTACAACTCGTTTGTAGTCATCGGCGGATCAGGTGCTACGCTTGGATTAGCCATTTTACTGGCCTTCTTTGCGAAAAGCAAAAGATACAAGACTCTGGGGCGGCTTGCTTTTCCGGCATCCATCTTTAGTATTAATGAACCTATAATTTTCGGGATTCCGCTGGTACTCAACCCATTCATGTTCATACCGTTTGTGTTTGGACCAATTATCGTATCAAGCTTTGCTTACTGGTCGATGAACTTAGGTATTTTCCCAATAGCGAACGGGACTCATTTCCCGGCTGGAACGCCGATTATCTTGAATTCATTTGTCAATGGCGGTATTAGGTTAGTTGTACTTCAATTAATGTGTATTGCATTGCAGGTGATCATTTACTATCCTTTCTTCAGAATTATCGACAAAAAATCAATTGAAGACGAACAAAACGCGATTACTCAGGGGGCTGACAATGTCACAGTATAATTCAGGGCATCAAGGATTTCCGGTGAATTTTTTGTGGGGAGGGGCAATTGCAGCTTGTCAGGCCGAGGGTGGTTTTGGTGAGGATCATAAAGGCATGTCTGTATCCGATATATCATTTTATGATCCTCACTCCGACCGTGTAGATTTGTCAAAGCACAGCAATATCACTTCGGAATTGATAGAACAGGCGCTTAATGCTGACAGTACGAAAGGTTATCCTAAAAGAGACGGTGTAGATTTCTATCATCGGTATGCAGAAGATATTGCTTTATGTGCGGAAATGGGCTTTAAAGTGTTCCGCTTCTCCATTGCTTGGAGTCGGATCTTCCCTAACGGAGATGAACAAGAGCCGAATCTGAAAGGGCTAGAGTTCTATGACCGGGTGTTCGATGAGCTGGAGAAGCATCATATAGAGCCGCTGGTTACACTCTCCCATTTTGAGCTTCCGCTTCATATTGTCAATCAGTATGGAGGCTGGAAGGATCGTAAAGTCATTGAGATGTTCACCAACTTTGCTGCTGTTCTTTTTAACCGTTACAAACATCGGGTTCGCTACTGGATAACATTTAATGAGATTAATGCGGGCAGATTTGCTACCTTTAAATCCACCGGAATCGTGGAGGATCGAACGGAGAATTACTTACAGGATATCTATCAGGCCGTTCACCATCAATTTGTAGCGAGTGCTCTGGCGGTAAAGTTATGTCATGACATTGCTCCGGAGAGCAAGATTGGCTGTATGATTGCCCGTCTGACGACATATCCTGCCACCTGTCATCCCGACGATATTATGCAGGCTACCTTGGATGACCAATATGGAAACTTCTTCTATATGGATGTGATGGTTAGAGGTTATTATCCTTCATATATGAACCGTTATTTCCTGGAGAACAGTATTGAGATTATTAAAGGCGAAGAAGATGATGCGATTCTAAGAAATAATATCGTGGATTTCATCAGCTTGAGCTATTATGTATCATCGATTACTACGAATGATAAGGAAAGATTGAAGAGCTTGCAGCAAACAGAGGGGAATCTGACCAGAGGATTAAAAAATCCTTATCTGATAGCTTCTGATTGGGGATGGCAGATTGACCCTGTAGGGCTTAGATATTCTTTAAATACGATCTATGATCGTTATCAGAAGCCATTGTTTATTGTAGAGAATGGGTTGGGTGCCGAGGATATTCTGGAAGATGATCACAAGATTCATGATGCGTACCGCATAAGCTACTTGAAAGAGCACATCAAGCAAATGAAAGAAGCTATTATCGATGGTGTGGAGCTAATTGGATATACGCCTTGGTCTGCTCTGGATATTATTTCATCCGGGACTTCCGAAATGTCCAAACGATACGGTTTTATTTATGTGGACAAAGATGATGAGGGCAAAGGAACACTAAATCGTTATCCAAAAGACAGCTTTTATTGGTACAAACAGATTATTGAAAGCAACGGTGCAGATTTGCACAACTGGTAACTCAAGGCTGGATCTTCCTTAGGG carries:
- a CDS encoding glycoside hydrolase family 3 C-terminal domain-containing protein → MEKKKIKEIVSRMTLEEKAALTSGLDNWFTKGVDRLGVPKLQLADGPHGLRIEPIKSEDTNLFNSKPAICFPTGSLLASSFDTTLAEEVGEGLADECLAEDVDIILGPSLNTKRSPLCGRNFEYMSEDPLLAGEMGAAYINGVQSKGVGTSVKHFFANSQEHRRVTSSSNVDERTLRELYLTNFEIAIKKSQPWTVMTSFNKINGTFAAEHTKYIEDMLYKEWEFNGFVVSDWGAVHNRIEAAKGGTALTMPADSKNDYKLVEAVKSGDLDEKQLDNLCERIIEVTYRAKEGKVKQERDLETSLARAQKAAEQSIVLLKNEGVLPISKESKVAFIGKFSKFPRYQGGGSSHINSYKIISALDAVTEITEVTYAQGYEDNQERTNEVLQAEAVEAAKSADIAVVFAGLPESFESEGYDRNHMRMPTCQNELIEAVAAVNPNTIVVLQNGSPVEMPWADQVKGIVETYLGGDAVGAATVNILYGKVNPSGRLAETFPKKLEDNPSFLFYFGENDNVEYREGVFVGYRYYETKKCDVLFPFGYGLSYTTFEYSNLKLSHTTLDSETETLTVSVDVTNTGKVEGKEVVQLYVAPHKGVIIRPVKELKGFAKISLNPGETKTTTFVLDKRSFAYWNIQLNGWHVESGKYDIVIGKNARDEVLKQTTVVNGVKLFSGKLTELSTIGELIATPKGAAYWEEIQPRFIEGAIKSGFAKDSDVEQADSSLSGEEPDSNIQVLLSLALNTLCLVISDYTDEDLLAVLEEINKEDWRTY
- a CDS encoding right-handed parallel beta-helix repeat-containing protein → MDVRSCLQQGWKAGLCMLLLWVWMMGAVTVGQAEAQAVFPGAVGYGTDTPAGRGGKVIKVTNLNNDGPGSFRAALETKGPRIIVFEVGGVINLEKERLELREPYVTIAGQTAPSPGITFIRGGLQIRTHDVLMQHVRFRMGNGDSTKGAGFEPDVSTYGASAYNIVIDHCSFSWGVDENMSFSGPRTSGTKATTHRVTLSNSIIAEGLYNSVHEKGPHSMGTLVHDYVQDVAVIGNLYAHNMERNPWFKAFSTGVIVNNAIYNPGKWAIRLGFVENEWADTGIKPEGPRVSIVGNYMRHGVDTIKGLGIVGTNSKSGWAYLKDNLAYDRNGKSVPLTFGGIKELDNPPVWVEGLEALAASAVVKEVTEHAGARPEDRDATDQRIISDFLTGRGKIIDSQEDVGGYPDVPATYRALNVPDNSIDEWLYQFSVELE
- a CDS encoding BglG family transcription antiterminator, which gives rise to MREYTILNILFTKKLPVKMSELVAEVELSERTVRGVVRSLEKAGEKQGFCIRMIRNQGYLLETEDESRFLAYMEHLSLKRDIVGSDNIAARQQHLIYYLLQSDTFRPIDELADELGISRSTLISDMKEVELQFKAFQLKLQRRSHYGVKIEGDEKNIRQAFSHYILQNSQVVEHSKDFNTFRRELDAGKLKAYLLQVLKEKELKISDVFLDNIVTHLFILLYRISKSNFIVSGQAMLKTPEPLYYDIAWRIAEWVEEHYQISLPPDEVDYLALHISGKTIVENITTEMKSQLREGISAILQRLDKEFLTSFNQDEELRESLLLHMFPLLNRLYYNLQLDNPLVEDVYSEYANVFVISFRFAEIIEEQYGFKMSRDEAGYVALHFATHLERKRQHNLEQFKRIAVICSTGAGSAHLIRLKLEAVFPKASVITASISELEEISTRPVDLILTTVPLGIEIQDKPVIHIKKLLDDQEVQRIRESISLQMDHFRPSYKLMDFKELFHEELFHLSGPEDYTELLKERCREVVRKGYALEDFPEQVLLREAKFTTIYKNGVAGPHPMRMSALKDCISITLLKKPTVYTGKPVQLIFIINLRAGQLFLHKEISKLLLTLMERDDSRSRLLAVNSYNQFIKEIENLL
- a CDS encoding PTS lactose/cellobiose transporter subunit IIA, whose protein sequence is MDYEQTIMQIIASSGEARSLSLKAVRTARQGKLDEASDLIKQAKESLTKAHKVQTQLIQAEGRGEKTEITILLIHAQDHLMNALTVRELIVELIEEIKERKALEQQLKGSVS
- a CDS encoding PTS sugar transporter subunit IIB; this translates as MKKILLVCSSGMSTSMLVEKMKESAISQGIEVLIDATAESEVEKFGDVDIVLLGPQIGHMEDELRAILPMPVLTINMMDYGMMDGEKVLNTALSNI
- a CDS encoding PTS transporter subunit EIIC, which gives rise to MGLNVEVIKKKVISTASKISKNKYLSSISEALTSVMPVLMLGSFATLFANLNIDSYQNFIQRTGLKQVFQIPGSVLITLLSIYAVFFIAYRLVSNLNPKADNAGAGLIGLMSFFILTPITKVDEVNAFTFNYLGAQGLFVAIIVGLVVGKLYVMIINRNLIIKMPKGVPPTVAKTFANLIPGTIIVIVFTMISYLSSLTDFGSLHQMIYTSIQAPLQNIGGGYWSLVIFVFVVQLLWFFGIHGFMVVSPIFYSVWLPLGLANLDAISRGEAHTNILSGGFYNSFVVIGGSGATLGLAILLAFFAKSKRYKTLGRLAFPASIFSINEPIIFGIPLVLNPFMFIPFVFGPIIVSSFAYWSMNLGIFPIANGTHFPAGTPIILNSFVNGGIRLVVLQLMCIALQVIIYYPFFRIIDKKSIEDEQNAITQGADNVTV
- a CDS encoding glycoside hydrolase family 1 protein, producing MSQYNSGHQGFPVNFLWGGAIAACQAEGGFGEDHKGMSVSDISFYDPHSDRVDLSKHSNITSELIEQALNADSTKGYPKRDGVDFYHRYAEDIALCAEMGFKVFRFSIAWSRIFPNGDEQEPNLKGLEFYDRVFDELEKHHIEPLVTLSHFELPLHIVNQYGGWKDRKVIEMFTNFAAVLFNRYKHRVRYWITFNEINAGRFATFKSTGIVEDRTENYLQDIYQAVHHQFVASALAVKLCHDIAPESKIGCMIARLTTYPATCHPDDIMQATLDDQYGNFFYMDVMVRGYYPSYMNRYFLENSIEIIKGEEDDAILRNNIVDFISLSYYVSSITTNDKERLKSLQQTEGNLTRGLKNPYLIASDWGWQIDPVGLRYSLNTIYDRYQKPLFIVENGLGAEDILEDDHKIHDAYRISYLKEHIKQMKEAIIDGVELIGYTPWSALDIISSGTSEMSKRYGFIYVDKDDEGKGTLNRYPKDSFYWYKQIIESNGADLHNW